GAAAGTGGAATCACCAAGGAAGGCCACGACTCTTCTTGTGTCATTGAATAATGAAAGGCCAGAAGCAGTTCCGCTTGAATGCCCCATGCAAAGAAGTACTTGCCCCACTCTATACGGCTCGAGATACCCGAGTGTATGGCATCCAATGTCTGCCACGGAAATATCAGAGGCATGCAGGACTTTCTTGATGGCGTAGAATGCTGATCTATGACCGCAGCCAGGGCACATCTGAGCTGGTCTTGGCGCAAGCTCGATTGGCTCAGTTTCTACTCCAGGAGGACTGACAACGTCAGGCCAAATTCTTGACAATACCTCCCTAACTTTGTCTGGTGTATACTCTCCTATCCAGTCCTCGATGTCTTGCTTTCCAGTTATTCTTGTATTCAGTTTGTGGTCATACGCAATTGCCTTGACTTCTTTCTCTATCACGTTGTCAAGTTCTTCAAGGACCTTTACCTCTTCATGAGAAGAAAGGAAATCCACAACTTCCCTTTCAGAAAGAGGATGCACTATTCCCAGCTTGAGAATATCCGGACGTTTATCTGACAGACTAAGGACGTCCTGAAGAGAGAGAAATGGGGCTCCGGCCGTGATTACCCCTCTTGATTTGTCTGAGCCTTCAATGACACTATTCAGGCAGCTTTTCTCCGTAGTCTTTCTGAACTCCTCGAGTTTCTTCAGAGCTCTTCGCTTCATTTTAAGAGCTTCAGCAGTTATTGGAATATATGGCCCATTCTCAAGACTGAATTTTGGCCGGTTATCTTGCACCTGGAAAATCAATTCCTTAAACTCCACCTTTTCTTTGGCGTGGCATACGTGAGTCGAGAGTCTCACAATTACAGGCATACGCATCTCTTGCGAAAGTCTTGATGCTTCTAGAAACATCGAGTATGCTTCTGAAGGTGTTGAAGGCTCTAGGATTGGAGTGTATGAGAGATGCGCATAGTGACGGTTGTCCTGCTCATTTTGTGAGGAGTTTGCTCCCGGATCATCGCCCAATACAATTACCATGCCTCCAATGAGTTCCATTAGAGAGAGTTGAACGAAAGTATCTGCAGCCACATTTATGCCGACGCTCTTGAAGAACACGCACGAAAGATGCCCATTAACTGAGGCCCCGAAGGCAACCTCCGTCGCAACCTTTTCATTTACAGAGAACTCGAAGTACATAGGGTTCTTCTCAGCAGGGAGAGAGGCTATTGCAGCTGCAATTTCTGGAGTGGGAGATCCGGGATACGAAGTAACAACCCTAAC
This region of Mesotoga sp. Brook.08.105.5.1 genomic DNA includes:
- a CDS encoding thiamine pyrophosphate-dependent enzyme, whose amino-acid sequence is MKRMGDMLLSPNSGSEIMIGNTAIVRAMLEAGVRVVTSYPGSPTPEIAAAIASLPAEKNPMYFEFSVNEKVATEVAFGASVNGHLSCVFFKSVGINVAADTFVQLSLMELIGGMVIVLGDDPGANSSQNEQDNRHYAHLSYTPILEPSTPSEAYSMFLEASRLSQEMRMPVIVRLSTHVCHAKEKVEFKELIFQVQDNRPKFSLENGPYIPITAEALKMKRRALKKLEEFRKTTEKSCLNSVIEGSDKSRGVITAGAPFLSLQDVLSLSDKRPDILKLGIVHPLSEREVVDFLSSHEEVKVLEELDNVIEKEVKAIAYDHKLNTRITGKQDIEDWIGEYTPDKVREVLSRIWPDVVSPPGVETEPIELAPRPAQMCPGCGHRSAFYAIKKVLHASDISVADIGCHTLGYLEPYRVGQVLLCMGHSSGTASGLSLFNDTRRVVAFLGDSTFFHSGLPGIVNAIFNKHNFTLIVMENGTTAMTGHQNHPAVGRNFREVTQKIPVRKVLEGLGVDNIREVDAYNQSKLKQYVEEALAEDGLKVIIAKHPCMLKFTRELRRSGRSLPNPVRVGNKCNRKYICVSDFACPSYQLSDDGSVWVQNDLCIGDRSCVQTCPSDAIASEDR